In Cedecea neteri, a single genomic region encodes these proteins:
- a CDS encoding efflux RND transporter permease subunit, producing MIAAVIRWSLKNRLLVVLAVIIMAAWGLWSLQRAPLDALPDLSDVQVIVRVSYPGKAPQIVEDQVTYPLTTTMLSVPGAKTVRGFSMFGDSYVYILFDDGTDPYWARSRVLEYLSQVQSQLPPEAKASLGPDATGVGWVYEYALVDRTGKHSLADLRALQDWTLKFELKTVPNVSEVASVGGMVRQYQIVLDPERMKALNITHEQIINAVKSANQEGGGSVLEMGEAEYMVRTSGYLKNLDDFKQVVIASRDGVPVLLSDVASFRLGPEIRRGVAEFNGEGEVAGGIIVMRYGKNALETINAIKAKLAQLQKSLPAGVEIVPVYDRSHLIEHAIETLSHKLLEEFIVVAIICSLFLFHFRSALVAIITLPLGILGAFIVMHYQGVNANIMSLGGIAIAIGAMVDAAIVMIENMHKVLEQWRHDRPGEQPRSEDYWKISQQAAVEVGPALFCSLLIITLSFIPVFSLEAQEGRMFSPLAFTKTYSMAVAAGLGITLVPVLMGWFIRGKIPDEKANPINRWLIAAYEPVLEKVLDRPKTTLAVAGVLLVATLWPLSKLGSEFMPPLDEGDLLYMPSTLPGISTREAGRLLQQTDRLIKTVPEVETVFGKAGRAETATDPAPLTMIETTIRFKPRDQWRPGMTMDKLVSELDNVVKVPGIANVWVPPIRNRLDMLATGIKSPVGIKVNGNNIAAIESVAEQIERVVKQVPGVTSALAERLSGGRYVDIDIDRRKAARYGVSVKELQSLVATVIGGENIGETIEGRERFPINVRYPRELRDNLQKLRDLPVITSNGGQVALSELANIAITEGPPMLKSENARLSNWVYVDLRGRDLKSAVEDMQRVVAEQVKLPEGVSLSWSGQFEYLERATAKLKIVLPFTLLIIFVLLYVTFSRVKDALLIMGTLPFSLIGGVWLLYLLGYNLSVAGAVGFIALAGVAAEFGVIMVLYLNQALTRHQKADEIQDDGMLRRAIHEGAVLRVRPKVMTVATIMAGLLPIMWGNGTGSEVMRRIAAPMIGGMVTAPLLSMLVIPAVYMLIKKRK from the coding sequence ATGATTGCCGCCGTTATTCGCTGGTCGCTTAAAAATCGCCTGTTGGTGGTGCTGGCCGTCATCATTATGGCTGCGTGGGGGCTTTGGTCGCTGCAGCGAGCGCCGCTGGATGCGCTGCCGGATCTCTCCGACGTGCAGGTGATTGTGCGGGTCAGCTATCCGGGCAAAGCGCCGCAAATCGTGGAAGATCAGGTCACCTATCCGCTGACCACCACCATGCTGTCCGTTCCGGGAGCTAAAACGGTGCGTGGCTTCTCCATGTTTGGCGATTCTTATGTCTACATTCTGTTCGACGATGGGACCGATCCTTACTGGGCGCGTTCCAGGGTACTTGAATACCTGAGTCAGGTGCAGTCTCAGCTGCCGCCGGAGGCCAAAGCTTCGCTGGGGCCGGATGCCACCGGGGTTGGCTGGGTATATGAGTATGCGCTGGTGGACAGAACCGGCAAGCACAGTCTGGCCGATCTCCGTGCTTTACAGGACTGGACGCTGAAATTTGAGCTGAAAACTGTGCCAAACGTCTCCGAAGTGGCAAGCGTGGGCGGTATGGTGCGTCAGTACCAGATTGTGCTCGATCCGGAGCGTATGAAGGCGCTGAATATTACCCATGAGCAGATCATTAACGCGGTGAAAAGCGCCAATCAGGAAGGGGGCGGGTCGGTGCTGGAAATGGGAGAGGCTGAGTACATGGTGCGTACTTCTGGCTATCTCAAAAATCTGGATGACTTTAAGCAGGTGGTGATCGCCAGCCGCGACGGCGTGCCGGTGCTGCTTTCCGATGTTGCTTCTTTCAGGCTCGGGCCGGAAATTCGTCGGGGTGTGGCGGAGTTTAACGGGGAAGGTGAAGTTGCCGGTGGCATTATTGTGATGCGCTACGGCAAAAACGCCCTTGAAACGATTAACGCGATCAAAGCAAAGCTGGCTCAGCTGCAGAAGAGTTTGCCGGCAGGCGTTGAAATTGTGCCGGTGTACGACCGCTCGCACCTGATTGAACACGCGATTGAAACGCTCTCCCACAAGCTGCTGGAAGAGTTTATCGTGGTCGCCATTATTTGTTCGCTGTTCCTGTTCCACTTCCGCTCTGCGCTGGTGGCGATTATTACCTTGCCGCTGGGAATTCTGGGGGCGTTTATCGTCATGCATTACCAGGGCGTGAATGCCAATATTATGTCGCTGGGCGGGATAGCGATTGCCATTGGCGCGATGGTCGACGCGGCAATAGTGATGATTGAAAACATGCACAAAGTGCTTGAGCAGTGGCGGCACGATCGTCCAGGGGAGCAGCCGCGCAGCGAGGATTACTGGAAAATTTCCCAGCAGGCGGCGGTAGAAGTGGGGCCGGCGTTATTTTGCAGCCTGCTGATTATTACCCTGTCGTTTATCCCGGTGTTCTCTCTTGAAGCGCAGGAGGGAAGGATGTTTTCGCCGTTGGCCTTCACCAAAACCTATTCTATGGCGGTGGCTGCAGGGCTGGGGATTACGCTGGTGCCGGTGCTGATGGGCTGGTTTATTCGCGGCAAGATCCCTGATGAAAAGGCTAACCCGATTAACCGCTGGCTGATCGCGGCCTACGAGCCTGTACTGGAAAAAGTGCTCGACAGGCCGAAAACCACGCTTGCGGTAGCCGGTGTGTTGCTGGTGGCCACGCTTTGGCCGCTGAGCAAACTGGGCAGCGAATTTATGCCGCCGCTGGATGAGGGGGATTTGCTGTATATGCCTTCCACGCTGCCGGGTATCTCAACACGTGAGGCAGGACGGCTGCTACAGCAAACCGATCGCCTGATCAAAACTGTGCCGGAAGTTGAAACCGTTTTTGGCAAAGCGGGACGCGCTGAAACGGCCACCGATCCTGCGCCGCTAACCATGATTGAAACCACCATTCGCTTTAAGCCACGCGACCAGTGGCGGCCGGGAATGACGATGGACAAGCTGGTGAGTGAGCTGGATAACGTGGTGAAAGTGCCGGGCATTGCCAACGTGTGGGTGCCGCCTATCCGTAACCGACTGGACATGCTGGCCACCGGGATTAAAAGCCCGGTAGGGATAAAGGTGAACGGCAATAATATTGCCGCCATTGAGTCGGTGGCTGAGCAAATTGAACGTGTGGTCAAGCAGGTGCCAGGAGTGACGTCTGCGTTGGCTGAGCGCCTGAGTGGTGGGCGTTATGTGGACATCGACATCGACAGGCGTAAAGCGGCGCGTTATGGCGTTTCGGTTAAAGAACTGCAGTCGCTGGTGGCGACGGTGATCGGCGGCGAAAATATCGGAGAAACCATTGAGGGACGCGAGCGTTTTCCTATTAACGTGCGCTACCCGCGTGAACTGCGCGATAACCTGCAGAAACTGCGCGATTTACCGGTTATTACCTCCAACGGCGGTCAGGTGGCGCTTTCTGAACTGGCAAATATTGCGATTACAGAAGGGCCGCCGATGCTGAAAAGTGAAAATGCACGCCTTTCTAACTGGGTCTATGTCGATCTGCGTGGCCGTGATTTGAAGTCTGCCGTAGAGGATATGCAGCGCGTCGTGGCCGAGCAGGTGAAGTTGCCTGAAGGCGTTTCGCTTTCATGGTCAGGTCAGTTTGAATATCTTGAACGCGCGACCGCGAAATTAAAAATTGTGCTGCCATTTACCTTATTAATCATATTTGTACTGTTATATGTCACCTTCTCACGAGTGAAGGATGCGCTATTAATTATGGGGACTTTGCCGTTCTCATTAATTGGCGGCGTGTGGCTGCTTTACCTGTTGGGATATAATCTGTCTGTGGCTGGAGCCGTGGGCTTTATTGCCCTGGCAGGGGTTGCTGCTGAATTTGGCGTGATCATGGTGCTTTATTTAAACCAGGCACTGACCAGGCATCAAAAAGCCGATGAGATACAGGATGACGGTATGTTGCGGCGTGCCATCCATGAAGGTGCTGTCCTGCGCGTCAGGCCGAAGGTGATGACCGTTGCCACCATTATGGCGGGTTTACTGCCGATTATGTGGGGCAACGGGACCGGATCGGAAGTGATGCGGCGTATTGCCGCCCCGATGATTGGGGGGATGGTGACGGCGCCATTGCTGTCGATGCTGGTTATCCCTGCGGTATATATGCTGATTAAAAAACGGAAATAA
- the crcB gene encoding fluoride efflux transporter CrcB yields the protein MIQMLFAVFIGGGTGSVARWFLSMKFNPMHMGVPIGTLIANLTGAFIIGLGLALFSRFSHVDPMWKLLITTGFCGGLTTFSTFSAEVVLLLQDGRLIWAGTNVLLNLAGSFIMTALAFWLVSLFVTQ from the coding sequence GTGATTCAGATGCTATTCGCCGTCTTTATCGGCGGCGGGACAGGCAGCGTAGCACGCTGGTTTCTTAGTATGAAGTTCAATCCGATGCACATGGGCGTTCCCATCGGGACACTAATCGCTAACCTGACGGGGGCGTTTATCATCGGCCTTGGGCTGGCGCTGTTCAGCCGCTTCAGCCACGTCGACCCGATGTGGAAGTTGCTGATAACCACCGGTTTCTGTGGCGGCCTGACAACGTTTTCGACGTTTTCTGCGGAAGTGGTTTTGCTGCTGCAGGATGGACGTTTGATTTGGGCTGGCACGAACGTCCTGCTTAACCTGGCAGGCTCATTTATCATGACCGCGCTCGCATTTTGGCTGGTTTCTCTCTTCGTGACCCAATAA
- the tatE gene encoding twin-arginine translocase subunit TatE, with the protein MGEISITKLLVVGALIVLLFGTKKLRTLGGDLGSAIKGFKKAMAEDDTGKKPDTEAEAAAEQRIVHKD; encoded by the coding sequence ATGGGAGAGATTAGTATTACTAAGCTGCTGGTTGTCGGCGCGCTGATCGTATTGCTGTTTGGTACCAAGAAGCTGCGCACGCTGGGCGGCGATCTCGGTTCTGCCATCAAAGGCTTTAAGAAAGCGATGGCTGAAGACGACACTGGCAAAAAGCCCGATACCGAAGCTGAAGCCGCTGCAGAGCAACGCATCGTTCATAAAGACTGA
- a CDS encoding efflux RND transporter periplasmic adaptor subunit: MKKSLTFSLLAGAVVAALATGYYAGKQQTSHQHAEAQPQQESGRKVLYWYDPMVPGQRFDKPGKSPFMDMALVPRYADEVANDGGVTVSNRQQQNLGIKTAAVERKALSVPFAAFATVTLDERSVQIIPASANGIVETLYVKAPQQYVKAGEPLAQLWFPEWTAAQQEFLAVRKLGDSALTAAARERLQLQFMPTEVVRQVERSGKPQTRVTVRAKLAGYVNKLEAREGQQVTANAPLFEVASLDSVWIVVDYPQSQAQALQSGSEIVATADSWPGEVFHGRVSELLPNLETATRTLKARIVLDNPQMKLKPGMYLSVHLANQQPRAAVLAVPEESLIETGSQSRVLVAEDGGHFRPVNVVPGISDKGWVEIRSGLNEGEKVVTSGQFLIDSEASLRSALPEPEGQAKAPPAVKTYDGEGVVKAVSAEAITIAHHPIPALNWGAMVMPFALTSPTSLKPGDAVMFSFTMDDEKGAVITHLMPMAGAHK, encoded by the coding sequence ATGAAAAAATCACTCACTTTTTCCCTGCTGGCAGGGGCGGTTGTTGCCGCACTGGCCACGGGGTATTACGCCGGGAAGCAGCAAACCTCTCACCAACATGCCGAAGCTCAGCCCCAGCAGGAAAGCGGCCGCAAAGTGCTTTATTGGTACGATCCCATGGTGCCCGGTCAGCGGTTCGACAAGCCGGGGAAATCGCCGTTCATGGATATGGCGCTGGTCCCGCGATACGCCGATGAAGTGGCCAACGACGGCGGCGTGACGGTCAGCAACCGCCAGCAGCAAAACCTGGGCATAAAGACAGCCGCCGTTGAGCGCAAGGCTCTGAGCGTGCCGTTCGCCGCTTTTGCCACCGTAACGCTGGACGAACGCAGCGTACAAATTATCCCGGCCAGCGCTAACGGCATTGTGGAGACGCTGTACGTCAAAGCCCCTCAGCAGTACGTGAAAGCCGGGGAACCTTTGGCGCAGCTGTGGTTCCCGGAATGGACCGCCGCACAGCAGGAGTTTCTGGCGGTGCGCAAGCTGGGAGACAGCGCCTTAACCGCGGCGGCCAGAGAGCGGCTGCAGCTGCAGTTTATGCCCACGGAAGTGGTTCGCCAGGTTGAGCGCAGCGGCAAGCCGCAAACCCGCGTAACCGTTCGCGCAAAGCTTGCCGGGTATGTGAATAAACTGGAGGCGCGAGAAGGGCAACAGGTGACCGCGAATGCCCCGCTGTTCGAAGTGGCAAGCCTTGACTCCGTATGGATTGTGGTGGATTACCCTCAGTCTCAGGCTCAGGCATTGCAGTCGGGAAGCGAGATTGTGGCGACCGCTGATAGCTGGCCAGGGGAGGTATTCCACGGGCGTGTAAGCGAACTGTTGCCGAATCTCGAAACTGCCACTCGCACGCTGAAGGCGCGCATTGTGCTGGATAATCCACAAATGAAGCTCAAGCCCGGCATGTACCTCAGCGTGCATCTGGCGAATCAGCAGCCTCGTGCTGCGGTTCTGGCTGTGCCGGAGGAGTCGCTGATTGAAACCGGGAGCCAAAGCCGCGTGCTGGTTGCCGAAGACGGCGGCCATTTCCGACCGGTGAACGTGGTGCCGGGCATCAGCGACAAAGGCTGGGTGGAGATTCGTTCCGGGCTGAATGAGGGGGAGAAAGTGGTCACTTCCGGCCAGTTCCTTATCGACTCAGAGGCAAGCCTGCGCAGCGCTTTGCCAGAGCCGGAAGGGCAGGCTAAAGCGCCACCAGCGGTGAAAACCTACGACGGCGAAGGCGTGGTCAAAGCGGTCAGCGCGGAGGCCATTACTATCGCCCATCATCCTATCCCGGCGCTGAACTGGGGCGCGATGGTGATGCCTTTTGCGCTGACATCGCCGACCAGTCTGAAGCCGGGTGATGCAGTGATGTTCAGCTTTACAATGGACGATGAAAAAGGGGCCGTTATCACTCATCTGATGCCGATGGCGGGGGCGCACAAATGA
- the lipA gene encoding lipoyl synthase, giving the protein MSKPIVMERGVKYRDADKMALIPVKNVATERQELLRKPEWMKIKLPSDSTRIQGIKAAMRKNGLHSVCEEASCPNLAECFNHGTATFMILGAICTRRCPFCDVAHGRPVAPDANEPEKLAQTIADMGLRYVVITSVDRDDLRDGGAQHFADCIRAIREKNPTIKIETLVPDFRGRMDRALDILTATPPDVFNHNLENVPRVYRNVRPGADYNWSLKLLERFKEAHPDIPTKSGLMVGLGETNEEIIEVMRDLRRHGVTMLTLGQYLQPSRHHLPVQRYVSPDEFEEMKAEALAMGFTHAACGPFVRSSYHADLQAKGMEVK; this is encoded by the coding sequence ATGAGCAAACCCATTGTGATGGAACGCGGCGTTAAATACCGCGACGCCGATAAAATGGCTCTGATCCCGGTTAAAAACGTGGCGACAGAGCGCCAGGAGCTGTTGAGAAAACCAGAATGGATGAAAATCAAACTTCCGTCTGACTCAACCCGTATCCAGGGCATTAAAGCGGCGATGCGCAAGAATGGTCTGCACTCCGTTTGCGAAGAAGCCTCCTGCCCTAACCTCGCTGAATGTTTTAACCACGGCACCGCGACCTTCATGATTCTGGGCGCCATTTGTACTCGCCGCTGCCCATTCTGCGACGTCGCACACGGTCGCCCTGTCGCACCAGATGCTAACGAGCCCGAAAAACTGGCACAGACCATCGCCGATATGGGTCTGCGTTACGTCGTAATTACTTCCGTTGACCGGGACGATCTTCGCGACGGCGGTGCCCAGCACTTTGCTGACTGCATCCGGGCTATTCGTGAAAAGAACCCAACTATCAAAATCGAGACGCTGGTGCCTGACTTCCGTGGACGTATGGACCGTGCGCTGGATATTCTGACCGCAACGCCGCCGGACGTCTTCAACCACAACCTGGAAAACGTACCGCGCGTCTACCGCAACGTCCGTCCAGGCGCAGACTACAACTGGTCTCTGAAGCTGCTTGAGCGCTTTAAAGAAGCCCATCCGGATATTCCAACCAAGTCCGGCCTGATGGTGGGCCTGGGTGAAACTAACGAAGAGATTATCGAAGTGATGCGCGACCTGCGTCGTCACGGCGTGACCATGCTGACGCTGGGCCAGTATCTCCAGCCAAGCCGTCACCACTTGCCGGTACAGCGTTACGTTAGCCCGGATGAGTTTGAAGAGATGAAAGCCGAAGCGCTGGCAATGGGCTTCACCCACGCCGCCTGTGGCCCGTTTGTTCGCTCCTCTTACCATGCGGACCTGCAGGCAAAAGGGATGGAAGTGAAGTAA
- a CDS encoding deaminated glutathione amidase, translating to MKVAVGQFVVGPVWQENAATCVSLMAQAAGKGADLLVLPEAVLARSDSDPDLSVKSAQALDGGYVQQLRAESRKNAMTTVLTLHVPTHNGRAANTLLAIRGGEIVASYQKVHLYDAFSVQESKLVDAGTSLAPLIKVAGMNVGLMTCYDLRFPDMALSLALGGAEVLVLPAAWLKGPHKEAHWATLLAARALDTTCYVVASGECGNKNIGQSRIIDPLGVTVAAAAESPALIFAEITAERVAEVRQMLPVLLNRRFAPPQML from the coding sequence ATGAAGGTGGCGGTCGGGCAGTTTGTGGTAGGGCCAGTCTGGCAGGAAAATGCGGCAACCTGCGTCAGCCTTATGGCGCAAGCAGCAGGCAAAGGGGCTGATTTGCTCGTTTTGCCTGAGGCGGTGTTAGCCCGGAGTGATAGCGATCCGGATCTGTCAGTTAAGTCAGCGCAGGCGCTGGATGGCGGCTATGTGCAACAGCTGCGGGCTGAAAGCCGGAAGAACGCTATGACTACGGTGCTAACGCTGCATGTTCCTACTCACAATGGGCGGGCGGCAAACACCTTACTGGCCATTCGCGGTGGCGAAATTGTGGCGAGCTACCAGAAAGTTCATCTGTATGACGCTTTCAGCGTGCAGGAGTCTAAGTTGGTGGATGCCGGAACAAGCCTGGCACCTCTGATTAAGGTTGCCGGCATGAATGTCGGGCTGATGACCTGCTACGACCTTCGTTTTCCGGATATGGCGTTGAGCCTTGCGCTGGGCGGAGCAGAAGTGCTGGTTCTGCCAGCGGCGTGGCTAAAAGGGCCGCATAAAGAGGCTCACTGGGCCACACTGCTCGCCGCTCGTGCGTTAGATACTACGTGCTATGTGGTTGCTTCCGGGGAGTGTGGCAATAAAAATATCGGCCAGAGCCGAATCATTGACCCGCTGGGAGTGACCGTAGCGGCAGCAGCTGAGTCTCCTGCGCTGATTTTTGCCGAGATTACGGCAGAGCGAGTGGCGGAAGTCAGGCAAATGCTGCCGGTGCTGCTTAACCGAAGGTTTGCGCCGCCGCAAATGTTATGA
- a CDS encoding YbeF family transcriptional regulator gives MGQNPLSEKKIVDRDGENNYPVFKTLRNIDLNLLTIFEAVYIHKGIVNAARVLNLTPSAISQSIQKLRYIFPDPLFIRKGQGVTPTAYAAHLHEYISQGLESILGALDFNNSNDQQRTITIATQPSIGALVIPKVYSAIRKVNPNLLIRNVPINDGESQLSQFQTDLIIDTSRHYARTITSVPLYQESIAVVCREGHPCLEQRLTREDLQNMEHTFLIMQDDLLRDLRQEISERLPNRQIAFSSYNYVTLSSLLGSSDLLGFMPWRLYEMFKETWNLRAVDCDLFADKTMETSMHFNKLSIRDTVLQEIIKAIRTEFA, from the coding sequence ATGGGGCAAAACCCACTGTCTGAGAAAAAAATCGTGGATCGCGATGGTGAAAACAACTATCCCGTATTCAAGACGTTACGCAACATAGATTTAAACTTGCTGACTATTTTTGAAGCCGTCTACATTCATAAAGGCATCGTCAATGCAGCCAGAGTGCTCAACCTGACGCCCTCGGCTATCAGCCAGTCGATCCAAAAGTTGCGCTATATTTTTCCCGATCCATTATTCATTCGCAAAGGCCAGGGCGTCACGCCAACGGCGTATGCGGCACACTTGCATGAATATATCAGCCAGGGACTGGAATCCATTCTCGGCGCGCTGGATTTCAACAACAGCAATGACCAGCAGCGTACCATCACCATTGCCACTCAGCCGTCTATTGGGGCTTTAGTTATTCCTAAAGTCTATTCGGCGATCCGCAAGGTCAATCCAAATCTGCTTATTCGCAATGTGCCCATTAACGACGGTGAGTCCCAGCTCAGCCAGTTTCAAACCGACTTGATTATTGACACCAGTCGCCACTACGCACGTACCATCACCAGCGTGCCGCTGTATCAGGAAAGTATCGCCGTGGTCTGCCGGGAAGGTCATCCCTGTCTTGAACAACGGCTGACTCGCGAAGATCTGCAAAACATGGAGCACACCTTCCTGATCATGCAGGATGACCTGCTGCGCGACTTGCGCCAGGAGATCAGCGAGCGACTACCCAACAGACAGATAGCGTTTAGCAGCTACAACTACGTCACGCTGTCCTCGCTGTTAGGCAGCAGCGATTTGCTGGGCTTCATGCCCTGGCGGCTGTACGAAATGTTTAAAGAGACGTGGAATCTGCGAGCCGTTGACTGCGATTTGTTTGCGGATAAAACGATGGAAACCAGCATGCATTTTAACAAGCTAAGCATTCGGGATACGGTTCTGCAGGAGATAATCAAAGCCATACGCACCGAGTTTGCCTGA
- the cspE gene encoding transcription antiterminator/RNA stability regulator CspE — translation MSKIKGNVKWFNESKGFGFITPEDGSKDVFVHFSAIQSNGFKTLAEGQRVEFEITNGAKGPSAANVMPI, via the coding sequence ATGTCTAAGATTAAAGGTAACGTTAAGTGGTTTAATGAATCCAAAGGCTTCGGCTTCATTACTCCGGAAGATGGCAGCAAAGACGTGTTCGTACACTTCTCTGCAATCCAGAGCAATGGTTTCAAAACCCTGGCTGAAGGCCAGCGCGTTGAGTTTGAAATCACTAACGGTGCCAAAGGCCCTTCTGCTGCAAACGTAATGCCTATCTAA
- the ybeD gene encoding DUF493 family protein YbeD — protein MKTKLNELLEFPTSFTYKVMGLAKPELVDLVVEVVQRHAPGDYTPQVKPSSKGNYHSVSITINATHIEQVETLYEELGNIEIVRMVL, from the coding sequence ATGAAAACCAAACTGAACGAACTGCTCGAATTCCCAACCTCTTTTACTTACAAAGTAATGGGCCTGGCGAAACCGGAGCTGGTTGATCTGGTCGTTGAGGTGGTGCAGCGCCACGCCCCTGGCGACTACACGCCGCAGGTTAAACCAAGCAGCAAAGGGAACTACCACTCGGTTTCTATTACCATCAATGCCACCCACATTGAGCAGGTTGAAACCCTGTATGAAGAATTAGGCAACATCGAAATCGTTCGTATGGTGCTGTAA
- the pagP gene encoding lipid IV(A) palmitoyltransferase PagP: protein MTYANKLFSILIFVCTLGLSASAAAESGFFSNAWDTFSGQVSKTWNEPEHYDLYVPAITWHARFAYDKEKTDRYNERPWGAGFGQSRWDENGNWNGIYLMAFKDSFNKWEPIGGYGWEKTWRPLSDDNFHLGLGYTVGVTARDNWKYIPIPVVLPLASIGYGPATFQMTYIPGTYNNGNVYFAWMRFQF, encoded by the coding sequence GTGACTTACGCGAATAAACTGTTCTCAATTTTGATTTTTGTTTGCACGCTTGGGTTGAGCGCTTCTGCTGCTGCGGAAAGCGGCTTTTTCAGCAATGCATGGGACACCTTCTCAGGCCAGGTGTCTAAAACCTGGAATGAGCCAGAACACTACGATCTTTACGTGCCGGCGATCACCTGGCACGCCCGCTTTGCCTATGACAAAGAAAAAACGGATCGCTACAACGAGCGGCCGTGGGGCGCAGGTTTTGGCCAGTCCCGCTGGGATGAAAATGGCAACTGGAACGGTATCTATCTGATGGCGTTCAAAGACTCCTTTAATAAGTGGGAGCCTATCGGCGGCTATGGTTGGGAGAAAACCTGGCGTCCGCTGAGCGACGATAATTTCCATTTAGGGTTGGGGTACACCGTCGGCGTTACCGCGCGTGACAACTGGAAATACATCCCAATCCCGGTTGTGCTGCCGCTGGCGTCCATTGGCTACGGCCCGGCAACCTTCCAGATGACCTACATTCCAGGCACCTATAACAACGGTAACGTCTACTTCGCGTGGATGCGTTTCCAGTTCTGA
- the lipB gene encoding lipoyl(octanoyl) transferase LipB, whose product MSQDTILIRTLGLQPYEPVSQAMHDFTDTRDETTADEIWLVEHPQVFTQGQAGKAEHVLMPGDIPVVQSDRGGQVTFHGPGQQVMYFLLNLKRRKLGVRELVTMLEQTVVNTLAEYDIEAYPRADAPGVYVAGRKICSLGLRIRRGCSFHGLALNINMDLSPFLRINPCGYAGLEMTQVSHFVERITVADIQPRLVENFIALLNHPPYEYSEVE is encoded by the coding sequence TTGTCTCAAGACACTATCCTGATCCGCACTCTTGGCCTGCAGCCTTATGAACCTGTCTCGCAGGCAATGCATGACTTTACCGACACCCGCGATGAGACGACGGCCGACGAGATCTGGCTGGTTGAGCATCCTCAGGTTTTCACCCAGGGTCAGGCCGGTAAAGCCGAGCACGTCCTGATGCCGGGCGATATTCCCGTTGTGCAAAGCGATCGCGGCGGCCAGGTGACCTTTCACGGCCCAGGCCAGCAGGTTATGTATTTCCTGCTGAACTTAAAACGACGCAAGCTGGGCGTGCGGGAACTGGTCACCATGCTGGAACAGACCGTGGTTAACACGCTGGCAGAATATGATATTGAGGCTTACCCCCGCGCCGACGCGCCGGGTGTGTATGTCGCCGGACGCAAAATTTGCTCTCTGGGGCTTCGCATTCGGAGAGGATGTTCCTTCCACGGTCTGGCGTTAAACATCAACATGGATTTATCCCCCTTCCTGCGGATTAACCCCTGCGGCTACGCCGGGCTGGAGATGACCCAGGTCAGTCATTTTGTCGAACGCATTACGGTGGCGGATATTCAGCCCCGCCTGGTAGAAAACTTTATCGCCCTGCTAAACCATCCGCCATACGAATACAGCGAAGTGGAGTAA